One segment of Deltaproteobacteria bacterium DNA contains the following:
- a CDS encoding acyl-CoA dehydrogenase family protein translates to MTTQTTVQKSTTTTTGPELVARARALAPLLAKHAAEAERQRKPVDAVIRALEEAEIFKLMVPRCYGGLELDLDTFFEVGVALGEGDASAPRLHSGLAASASVGYQRC, encoded by the coding sequence ATGACAACACAAACTACTGTTCAGAAGTCAACGACCACGACCACCGGCCCGGAACTGGTGGCGCGCGCCCGCGCACTGGCTCCCTTGCTGGCGAAACACGCTGCCGAGGCGGAGCGCCAGCGTAAGCCGGTCGATGCTGTAATTCGAGCGCTAGAAGAAGCCGAGATTTTTAAGCTGATGGTGCCACGCTGCTATGGCGGTTTGGAACTCGACCTGGATACCTTCTTCGAGGTCGGAGTCGCGCTCGGCGAAGGCGACGCCTCGGCCCCACGTCTCCATTCGGGTCTGGCGGCGTCCGCAAGTGTGGGTTATCAGCGTTGCTGA
- the coaD gene encoding pantetheine-phosphate adenylyltransferase: MTRRAIYPGSFDPPTYGHIDIIRRSLQIVDEVVVASVFNPQKDNFLFTPQERIEMFQEELKDVADRVEYDHFYGLLVDYVDRKNATVIVRGLRAVSDFDYEFQMALMNRRMKPHIETIFLMTGAAHFYTAARLVKEIASFGGNVDGLVPPHVVRRLKDKFANKT; this comes from the coding sequence GTGACACGCCGGGCGATCTATCCAGGCTCGTTTGATCCACCGACTTACGGACACATCGACATCATTCGTCGCAGTTTGCAAATTGTGGATGAAGTCGTGGTGGCGTCCGTGTTCAACCCCCAAAAAGACAACTTCCTGTTCACGCCCCAGGAACGCATCGAAATGTTCCAGGAAGAACTGAAGGACGTTGCCGATCGCGTCGAATACGATCACTTCTACGGCTTGTTAGTGGATTACGTCGATCGCAAAAACGCCACTGTCATTGTTCGCGGTCTGCGTGCGGTGTCTGATTTCGACTACGAATTTCAGATGGCGCTGATGAACCGGCGCATGAAGCCGCATATCGAGACTATCTTCCTCATGACGGGTGCCGCGCATTTCTATACCGCCGCCCGTCTTGTGAAAGAGATCGCCAGCTTTGGCGGTAACGTGGACGGGCTTGTGCCTCCCCATGTCGTTCGGCGCCTGAAAGACAAGTTCGCTAACAAAACCTAA
- the rsmD gene encoding 16S rRNA (guanine(966)-N(2))-methyltransferase RsmD — MRIVSGSAGGIHLKAPKGHKTRPTADQVREAIFNILVSRFALADIAILDLFAGTGALGIEALSRGARSALFVDPSPEAQRAIQDNLKLTGLRSYGWGMRAYAAKGIKIAEEQGLRFGGVFLDPPYGEGWVDKTLRLLATSGVLEPHAWVVVEHSLHEEGAKVYPALALTDRRRYGTTGVSFYQRQNEEAE; from the coding sequence ATGCGCATCGTTTCCGGTTCGGCTGGCGGGATACATCTGAAAGCGCCGAAAGGCCACAAGACCCGCCCTACGGCAGATCAAGTTCGCGAGGCGATCTTTAACATTTTGGTTAGCCGCTTCGCGCTCGCCGATATCGCTATCCTCGACCTGTTCGCGGGCACTGGTGCCCTAGGCATCGAAGCTCTCAGCCGTGGCGCGCGCTCGGCGCTTTTTGTCGATCCGAGCCCAGAAGCGCAGCGTGCTATTCAGGACAACCTCAAGCTGACCGGGTTGCGTTCTTACGGGTGGGGGATGCGTGCGTATGCGGCCAAGGGGATCAAAATCGCAGAGGAACAAGGGCTCCGGTTTGGCGGAGTATTCCTCGATCCTCCCTATGGAGAAGGCTGGGTGGACAAAACTCTTCGCCTGTTAGCAACCAGTGGCGTCCTCGAACCGCACGCATGGGTCGTGGTCGAGCACAGCCTCCACGAAGAAGGTGCCAAGGTGTACCCGGCCTTGGCCTTGACTGACCGGCGTCGTTACGGCACAACCGGAGTGTCTTTTTACCAGCGGCAAAATGAGGAGGCTGAGTGA